A genomic stretch from Arachis stenosperma cultivar V10309 chromosome 3, arast.V10309.gnm1.PFL2, whole genome shotgun sequence includes:
- the LOC130966508 gene encoding uncharacterized protein LOC130966508, whose product MSPFYIVFGKPCHLLVEIQNKAYWAVKQCNPDLKGAGVEHKLQLEELECLSLKAYENSRFYKEKVKTLQDQNFRRKSFKTGDEVLVYNSGLWLIPRKLKSRLDGPFKVVDVKPYRVVEVVHPINGTTFRINGHRVKLYHTQPKHANELEIFFLGEVPNA is encoded by the coding sequence ATGAGCCCATTCTACATTGTTTTTGGGAAGCCTTGTCATCTTCTAGTTGAAATCCAAAACAAGGCATATTGGGCGGTGAAACAGTGTAATCCGGATTTAAAGGGAGCGGGAGTGGAACATAAGCTCCAATTGGAGGAGTTAGAATGTCTTAGTCTAAAAGCATATGAAAATTCTAGGTTTTATAAGGAAAAAGTCAAGACACTCCAAGACCAGAATTTTAGGAGGAAGAGCTTTAAGACAGGTGATGAGGTGCTTGTTTACAACTCAGGGTTATGGTTAATACCCAGAAAGTTGAAATCTAGATTGGATGGTCCGTTCAAAGTGGTGGATGTCAAGCCTTATCGGGTGGTTGAGGTGGTTCACCCTATCAATGGAACTACATTCAGAATCAACGGTCATAGAGTAAAACTTTACCACACACAACCCAAGCATGCCAATGAGTTGGAgattttcttccttggagagGTTCCAAATGCCTAA